A window of Conger conger chromosome 13, fConCon1.1, whole genome shotgun sequence contains these coding sequences:
- the LOC133108100 gene encoding active breakpoint cluster region-related protein-like: MTDTVSESELDSVCEGLEHCGTGSPVEERAPIKRPPNTGAKLWGRVRSKILRQKLGPETVQSKNWQMDVIEMNGIKVEFSMKFTGRDLTLKRTPSKKQSGVFGVKISVVTKRECSKVPFVIRQCIEEVEKRGIEEVGIYRISGIATDIQTLRATFNTNSSKDFPVKLRGTDIHAIAGTLKLYFRELPEALLTDRLYLPFLEGIALSDPAAKESCMMHLLFSLPDPNLITFLTLLEHLRRVAEMESVNKMSLLNLATIFGPTLLRPSEESRKGHIALLSDLWSHDVMAQVQVLLYFLQCPSVSFSELKRSTLYFSSDG; encoded by the exons ATGACGGACACGGTGTCGGAGAGCGAGCTGGACTCTGTGTGCGAGGGTCTGGAGCACTGTGGCACAGGGAGCCCGGTGGAAGAGCGGGCCCCCATCAAGAGACCCCCCAACACCGGAGCCAAGCTATGGGGCCGTGTACGCAGCAAGATCCTCCGACAAAAG CTGGGTCCAGAAACAGTACAGTCCAAGAACTGGCAGATGGATGTAATCGAAATGAATGGG atCAAAGTTGAGTTCTCAATGAAGTTTACCGGTCGGGACTTGACCTTGAAGAGAACCCCTTCAAAGAAACAGAGTGGCGTGTTTGGTGTAAAAATCAGTGTGGTCACAAA GCGAGAGTGCTCCAAGGTACCCTTTGTCATCCGTCAGTGCATTGAGGAGGTGGAGAAGAGGGGGATCGAGGAGGTGGGCATCTACAGGATCTCAGGCATAGCCACAGATATCCAGACCCTGAGAGCTACATTCAACACAA ACAGCTCCAAAGACTTCCCAGTGAAGCTGAGAGGCACGGACATCCACGCCATTGCGGGAACTCTGAAGCTGTACTTTCGTGAGCTCCCGGAGGCCCTGCTCACAGACCGGCTGTACCTGCCCTTCCTGGAGGGAATAG CACTGTCTGACCCTGCCGCCAAGGAGAGCTGTATGATGCATCTGCTGTTTTCACTGCCAGATCCTAACCTCATCACCTTCCTCACTCTGCTGGAGCACCTCAGGAG GGTGGCAGAAATGGAGTCAGTGAACAAGATGTCCCTGCTGAATCTGGCGACCATCTTCGGCCCCACCCTGCTGAGGCCCTCGGAGGAGAGCAGAAAGGGCCACATCGCCCTGCTCTCTGACCTGTGGTCGCATGACGTCATGGCACAG GTCCAGGTTCTTCTGTACTTCCTGCAGTGTCCCTCTGTGTCCTTCTCCGAGCTCAAACGCAGCACCCTCTACTTCTCCTCCGACGGATAG
- the tubd1 gene encoding tubulin delta chain, with the protein MSIVTVQLGQCGNQVGQELFDVISNDTHDAQRYKPSALGKAYHVCSQERFLHESITGELSARAVLIDMEPKVITQTMATAAKSGRWKYGDQSFFCQKQGSGNNWANGFCVHGPRHEEAVGELVRREVERCDRLAGILTLMSVAGGTGSGVGTYITQCLRDAYPHSFLLNQLTWPYGTGEVIVQNYNSVLTLSHLYQCSDAILVHENDTVHRICAQLMNIKHISFSDVNKVIAHQLGSVLQPAHTAHTHSQYSRNPMGELMAGLVCHPEYRLLSVCSVPQMPSSSLAYSTFTWPGLLKPLRQMLITSAKMEEGIDWQVRAPPVGQGAAQKLSGFNTSLANLLILRGKDVSSANACGFLDPALYCPWLPAGGAFSTWRSQLPFNRYEKSATLVSNSQSLLRPLDHMVGKAWNMFASRAYVHQYTKFGITEEDFLDSFTCLEQVISSYKHL; encoded by the exons ATGTCAATTGTGACCGTTCAACTGGGGCAGTGCGGTAACCAAGTCGGCCAGGAGCTGTTCGATGTCATCAGCAACGACACTCACGATGCGCAGCGATATAAACCCAGTGCCCTTGGAAAAGCATACCATGTCTGCAGTCAGGAAAGGTTTCTCCACGAGTCCATAACGGGAG AGCTGTCTGCCCGAGCTGTCCTCATTGACATGGAGCCCAAGGTGATCACTCAGACCATGGCAACAGCTGCTAAGTCTGGCAGATGGAAGTATGGAGATCAGTCATTCTTCTGTCAGAAACAGGGCTCTGGAAACAACTGGGCAAATGG gTTCTGTGTCCACGGGCCACGTCACGAGGAGGCGGTGGGGGAGCTGGTGCGCAGGGAGGTGGAGCGCTGCGACCGGCTGGCGGGAATCCTCACCCTGATGAGTGTGGCGGGGGGTACGGGCTCTGGAGTGGGCACCTACATCACCCAGTGCCTCCGAGACGCGTACCCGCACTCCTTCCTCCTCAACCAGCTGACCTGGCCCTACGGCACCGGGGAG gtgatCGTGCAGAACTACAACTCGGTCCTCACGCTGTCGCACCTGTACCAGTGCTCCGATGCCATCCTGGTCCACGAGAACGACACCGTGCACAGAATCTGCGCCCAGCTCATGAACATCAAACACATCTCCTTCAGCGACGTCAACAAGGTCATCGCCCACCAGCTGGGCAGTGTGCTGCAGCCtgcccacacagcacacacacacagccagtacAGCAGGAACCCTATGG gagaGCTGATGGCCGGGCTGGTGTGCCACCCTGAGTACAGGCTGCTGAGTGTGTGCAGCGTCCCGCAGATGCCCAGCTCCTCTCTGGCCTACAGCACCTTCACCTGGCCTGGCCTACTCAAACCCCTGCGCCAGATGCTCATCACCAGCGCTAAGATGGAGGAAG GCATCGACTGGCAGGTGCGTGCACCCCCTGTGGGACAGGGGGCAGCACAGAAACTCAGTGGCTTCAACACCTCCCTGGCCAACCTCCTTATACTGCGAGGCAAGGATGTCTCCAGTGCCAACGCAT GTGGCTTTCTCGACCCGGCGCTGTATTGCCCCTGGttgccagcagggggagccttTAGCACCTGGAGATCACAGCTTCCCTTCAACAGATATGAGAAGTCAGCTACTCTGGTCAGCAACAGCCAGTCTCTGCTGAGGCCCCTGGACCACATGGTGGGAAAGGCCTGGAACATGTTTGCGTCCAG